One window of the Grus americana isolate bGruAme1 chromosome 13, bGruAme1.mat, whole genome shotgun sequence genome contains the following:
- the IRX5 gene encoding iroquois-class homeodomain protein IRX-5, whose product MSYPQGYLYQPSASLALYSCPAYSTSVISGPRTDELGRSSSGSAFSPYAGSTAFTAPSPGYNSHLQYGTDPAAAAAAAFTSYVGSPYDHTPGMAGSLGYHPYAAPLGSYPYGDPAYRKNATRDATATLKAWLNEHRKNPYPTKGEKIMLAIITKMTLTQVSTWFANARRRLKKENKMTWTPRNRSEDEEEEENIDLEKNDEDEPQKLEEKGDPGTPDTGAADPKAAPGCERLQESPGPREAEGGLSDSDCKEPAEERLDGPPAPPKAPGSSPLGSCPAGRGLPPVGGEEPPPYRPPSAAAGPPHAGDLHPLLPAATGASVIHSPQQAALAKPKLWSLAEIATSADKAKEAGGEAAPPGPAVLGGGGPSRSPPRPRSPAAQCPFPNGAVLPRPLYYTAPFYPGYTNYGSFGALHGHPAGGPAAAAPGAHFNGLNQTVLSRAESLAKDTKMIRSQSQVDLCKDSPYELKKGMSNI is encoded by the exons ATGTCGTATCCTCAGGGTTACTTGTACCAGCCGTCAGCGTCCTTGGCTCTCTACTCCTGCCCGGCGTACAGCACCAGCGTGATCTCCGGACCCAGGACCGATGAACTTGGGAGATCTTCTTCGGGCTCCGCTTTTTCCCCTTATGCCGGATCTACAGCCTTTACCGCCCCTTCCCCGGGTTACAACTCCCACCTCCAGTACGGCACCgacccggccgccgccgccgccgccgccttcaCTTCCTACGTG GGCTCGCCATACGACCACACGCCGGGCATGGCCGGCTCCCTGGGGTACCACCCGTATGCGGCGCCGCTCGGCTCCTACCCCTACGGGGACCCCGCGTACCGCAAGAACGCGACGCGGGACGCCACGGCCACCCTCAAGGCCTGGCTCAACGAGCACCGGAAAAACCCCTACCCCACCAAGGGCGAGAAGATCATGCTGGCCATCATCACCAAAATGACCCTCACCCAGGTCTCCACCTGGTTCGCCAACGCGCGGCGGCGGCtcaaaaaggagaataaaatgaCCTGGACCCCGCGGAACCGCAGCGAggacgaggaggaagaggagaacaTCGACCTGGAGAAAAACGACGAGGACGAGCCGCAGAAactggaggagaagggggacCCCGGGACGCCGGACACAG GAGCGGCGGATCCCAAGGCAGCGCCGGGCTGCGAGCGCCTCCAGGAGTCCCCCGGCCCCCGGGAGGCCGAGGGCGGCCTCAGCGACTCGGATTGCAAAGAGCCGGCGGAGGAGCGGCTCGAcgggccgcccgccccccccaagGCGCCCGGCTCTTCCCCGCTGGGGTCGTGCCCGGCGGGCCGCGGGCTGCCGCCGGTGGGCGGCGAGGAGCCCCCGCCGTACCGCCCGCCCTcggccgccgccgggccgccgcACGCCGGCGACCTGCACCCGCTGCTGCCCGCCGCCACCGGCGCCTCCGTCATCCACTCGCCGCAGCAGGCGGCCCTCGCCAAGCCCAAGCTCTGGTCGCTGGCCGAGATCGCCACCTCGGCGGACAAGGCGAAGGAGGCCGGCGGCGAGGCggcgccccccggccccgccgtgctgggcggcggcggcccgtCGCGCTCGCCACCGCGGCCGCGCTCGCCGGCGGCACAGTGCCCCTTCCCCAACGGGGCGGTCCTGCCGCGGCCGCTCTACTACACGGCGCCCTTCTACCCCGGTTACACGAACTACGGCTCCTTCGGGGCCCTGCACGGGCACCCCgccggcggccccgccgccgccgcccccggcgcCCACTTCAATGGATTAAACCAGACTGTCCTCAGCAGAGCCGAGAGCCTGGCTAAAGACACTAAAATGATCAGGAGCCAGTCCCAAGTAGACCTTTGCAAAGACTCACCTTACGAACTGAAGAAAGGTATGTCCAACATTTAA